A single genomic interval of Coccidioides posadasii str. Silveira chromosome 1, complete sequence harbors:
- a CDS encoding uncharacterized protein (BUSCO:247383at4751~EggNog:ENOG410PJXC~COG:B,K~BUSCO:9938at33183) yields the protein MSFRKRNIGLSTGTQRTAGPHGPTKDVAQHPVLGLRPSPVDGRQTTSTGTPTLDNLLAGHAGLALGSSLLVEESGTTDFAGALLRYYAAEGIVQEHQLHVVGFDPQWAATLPGLVGAAEAADEKPREKGEKMKIAWRYEKLGDFGAGITPSRAPTAVADKSDLSAAPQAVPAVFCHAFDLTKRLTHPGMSSVNFIPLSPPTFQSSPLASVGQRLSQAISTSPPHTIHRVIIPSLLSPALYPPQASKPECVLQFLHSIRALLSTHSNRMTAMITLPLSLYPRSSGLVRWIELLTDGVIELAPFPHSAHSNPSTTSGAATAQEEPPQGMLKIHRLPVFHERGGGGDKNMGEDWAFTFSRRKFTIKPFSLPPVDGDNEAQQGAPSSGKSKADLEF from the exons ATGTCATTCCGCAAGCGGAACATAGGGCTTTCGACCGGAACACAGCGCACGGCTGGTCCGCATGGTCCCACGAAAGATGTAGCTCAACATCCGGTTCTTGGCCTCCGCCCGTCGCCTGTGGATGGTCGACAAACCACCTCTACTGGCACCCCCACCTTGGACAACTTGCTTGCAGGACACGCCGGACTCGCCCTCGGGTCCTCTCTGCTAGTTGAAGAGAGCGGTACTACGGATTTCGCTGGCGCATTGTTGAGGTATTATGCGGCGGAAGGGATAGTTCAAGAGCATCAACTCCATGTGGTGGGGTTTGATCCGCAATGGGCAGCAACCCTTCCTGGTCTGGTTGGGGCAGCAGAGGCCGCAGATGAAAAGCCCAGAGAAAAAGGTGAAAAGATGAAAATTGCATGGAGATATGAAAAGTTGGGGGATTTCGGCGCAGGGATAACTCCGTCGAGAG CACCCACTGCCGTTGCAGACAAAAGCGATCTTTCGGCTGCACCCCAAGCCGTACCTGCAGTATTTTGCCATGCGTTCGACCTGACAAAACGCCTAACACATCCCGGAATGTCGTCCGTAAATTTTATACCGCTCTCCCCTCCAACTTTCCAAAGCTCCCCGCTTGCATCAGTTGGTCAAAGGCTATCTCAAGCGATATCGACTTCTCCCCCACATACAATCCACAGAGTAATCATCCCGTCGCTCCTTTCTCCCGCTCTTTATCCGCCCCAAGCTAGTAAGCCAGAATGTGTCCTACAGTTCCTACATTCAATTCGGGCGCTGTTATCCACACACTCTAATCGCATGACGGCGATGATAACTCTGCCACTTTCTCTTTATCCACGGTCATCCGGCCTTGTGCGTTGGATCGAACTTCTAACCGATGGCGTCATCGAGCTCGCTCCCTTCCCCCATTCGGCGCATTCAAATCCATCTACCACGTCCGGTGCCGCCACTGCGCAGGAAGAGCCTCCACAGGGGATGCTAAAAATCCACCGGCTACCGGTTTTCCACGAACGAGGCGGCGGAGGTGACAAGAACATGGGTGAGGATTGGGCCTTTACTTTCAGCAGAAGGAAGTTCACAATCAAGCCGTTTTCACTACCCCCCGTAGACGGGGATAATGAAGCACAGCAAGGCGCTCCTTCATCCGGGAAAAGCAAAGCAGACCTCGAATTCTGA
- the SEN34 gene encoding tRNA-splicing endonuclease subunit (EggNog:ENOG410PN73~COG:J~BUSCO:10950at33183), whose translation MVNTPVLPIPISFISGHYFLFSTDAVTYLRREHNICGVLIGTLPQIPQQNIFLGLPLELMPEEARLLVEKKIAYIVDDAQVHNQGMKTLADEDRRRHLESLEQHGRRAALVQSSKKEHLKEKALKQSKKSKSQTSDASKASSSLQDGQGQSEDLLFSSVDDRTNDPIQSSSAVTSRAVFGVTPADSLALFPKPPPLGGNSLPKVPSSYPLYAHLHSKGYFLSPGLRFGCQYMAYPGDPLRFHSHFLVSASEWDEEINLMDLVVGGRLGTGVKKGYLIGGEIPSDEQGKGTDERTVRTFSLEWAGM comes from the coding sequence ATGGTCAACACACCAGTACTCCCGATTCCCATTTCCTTCATATCGGGCcattattttctcttctcaACTGATGCAGTCACCTATCTACGCCGAGAACACAATATTTGCGGCGTTCTCATTGGGACTCTGCCTCAGATTCCGCAGCAGAATATCTTCCTGGGTTTACCATTAGAGCTTATGCCGGAAGAGGCTAGGCTCTTGGTTGAGAAAAAGATTGCTTATATTGTGGATGATGCACAAGTGCACAATCAAGGAATGAAGACTCTGGCTGATGAAGATCGGCGACGTCATCTTGAGAGCTTGGAGCAACACGGACGGCGAGCAGCTTTAGTCCaatcaagcaaaaaagaacatctaaaagaaaaagcgcTGAAGCAATCCAAAAAATCGAAATCTCAGACCTCAGATGCATCAAAAGCGTCGAGTTCCCTGCAAGATGGACAGGGACAGTCAGAAGACCTGCTTTTTAGTTCTGTAGACGACCGTACTAACGATCCCATCCAATCCAGTTCAGCCGTTACTTCACGAGCCGTATTTGGTGTCACTCCTGCGGactctctcgctctctttcCCAAACCTCCACCCTTAGGTGGGAATTCTCTGCCAAAGGTCCCTTCATCATATCCTTTATACGCCCATTTGCATTCCAAAGGATATTTCTTGTCTCCCGGTCTCCGTTTTGGTTGCCAGTACATGGCTTACCCAGGTGATCCGCTTCGATTCCACTCCCATTTCCTCGTTTCCGCCTCTGAGTGGGATGAGGAGATAAATTTAATGGACTTGGTTGTTGGAGGTCGTCTAGGAACCGGTGTAAAGAAGGGATATCTTATCGGCGGAGAAATCCCGTCCGATgagcaaggaaaaggaaCCGATGAAAGGACTGTGAGGACGTTTAGTTTGGAATGGGCTGGAATGTAA
- a CDS encoding uncharacterized protein (EggNog:ENOG410PUE5) — MSSHRHLSSLERVLDFSAPLLLTPQQSDSARSLLDIFIKDYGLERATGRGYKSAKLIHATLDYISSKDSFLTLFFTFLHENLAGVTSNITLALSYFEDFSSWEPAARSVVMG; from the coding sequence ATGTCGTCGCACAGGCACCTGTCTTCTCTTGAGAGAGTTTTGGATTTTTCAGCACCCTTGTTGCTGACTCCACAGCAATCTGATTCGGCGAGGAGTCTCCTTGATATATTCATCAAGGACTATGGCCTCGAACGAGCAACAGGAAGGGGTTACAAGTCTGCAAAATTGATACACGCCACGCTTGACtatatctcttcaaaagaCTCATTCTTAACTCTTTTCTTCACATTCCTGCATGAGAATTTGGCTGGTGTTACGTCTAACATTACATTGGCTTTATCATATTTTGAGGATTTCAGTTCTTGGGAGCCGGCTGCGCGAAGCGTTGTGATGGGTTGA
- a CDS encoding uncharacterized protein (EggNog:ENOG410PP39~COG:A~BUSCO:13227at33183), translated as MGTPLSSSNQVQSHAAHRLLSRAHSPDTAEQLFAEKVKTKPLYLRPTSPTPADNRERRRLHRLRKKGYFLRRQKPKPLTAREKRALGVHDLPKEEIKYDIFKKLNDLWVEYMWEILDLKKPTNKGANTGQIITALAHGAKLASADFHGAELQVVRSRCVSRVGIRGIVVRDSKFAFVLVTEKNEMKTIPKEHTVFRFKIPVPTGPSAEDEQSQAPETLKDLVFELHGSQFENRPADRANKKFKWKNLNYL; from the exons ATGGGGACGCCACTGTCATCTTCCAACCAAGTCCAATCTCACGCCGCTCACCGGCTTCTCTCCCGCGCCCATTCCCCAGACACAGCGGAGCAGCTATTCGCCGAGAAGGTGAAAACCAAACCCCTTTATCTGCGACCTACCTCACCTACTCCAGCGGATAACCGGGAACGGAGACGTCTACATCGTCTACGGAAGAAAGGGTACTTTCTACGCAGGCAGAAACCCAAACCGCTTACGGCGCGAGAGAAGAGAGCCCTCGGTGTCCATGATCTaccaaaagaagaaatcaaaTACGACATCTTTAAAAAATTGAATGACTTATGGGTGGAATACATGTGGGAGATTCTGGATTTGAAGAAACCCACGAATAAAGGCGCGAATACGGGACAGATTATCACTGCTTTGGCACACGGCGCCAAGCTAGCAAGTGCGGATTTTCATGGTGCAGAGCTTCAAGTCGTTAGGAGTCGCTGCGTTAGTCGGGTTGGCATCAGAGGCATCGTGGTTCGGGATTCGAAATTCGCATTTGTGCTTGTCACGGaaaaaaatgaaatgaaGA CAATACCAAAGGAGCATACGGTCTTCAGGTTCAAAATTCCAGTACCTACCGGACCGTCTGCAGAGGATGAACAATCTCAGGCACCCGAGACTCTAAAAGATTTAGTATTCGAGCTTCATGGAAGTCAGTTCGAGAATCGCCCTGCGGACCGAGCAAATAAGAAGTTCAAATGGAAGAACCTCAATTATCTATGA
- a CDS encoding uncharacterized protein (EggNog:ENOG410PP6F~COG:Q), translating into MPSLENFPDIPPFPDDIVTAPLFRLSLEKLLNHDNDEVKRFCTACEDLGFFYLDFRGTTQGDAILAQADELFGVGERLFELDLEEKKRYDFGKKNSYFGYKATGSNVVDRDGNRDRNEFYNVSKDDILDVADHWPAPELLHESRPLLKSFMTSAHSIITLILNLLNEHLQLPASTLANMHRLGHATGDQVRFIKAPPQPVDDRRVALGQHTDFGSVTILFNRVGGLQILPPGKDSEWCYVRPLPGHAIINLGDAMVKFTNGLLRSNIHRVMSPPGAQADITRYSLVYFSRPEEDVLLKRLEGSPRIPPLPKGVVEEDIKSKDWIIRRGLGNRVDLHKQIDYEKSRGTELQSQRLDA; encoded by the exons ATGCCCTCCCTCGAAAATTTCCCTGATATCCCTCCATTCCCAGATGACATCGTCACTGCCCCTCTGTTTCGTCTCTCTCTCGAAAAGCTTCTAAATCATGACAATGATGAAGTCAAGAGGTTCTGCACTGCATGTGAGGACCTGGGGTTCTTCTACCTCGATTTCCGCGGCACCACGCAAGGAGATGCGATCCTTGCCCAGGCAGATGAGCTGTTTGGTGTCGGCGAGCGCCTCTTTGAGCTAGACCttgaggagaagaagagatacgATTTCGGCAAAAAGAATTCGTATTTTGGTTACAAAGCTACTGGCTCGAATGTCGTCGACAGGGACGGGAATCGTGACCGCAATGAGTTCTATAAT GTCTCAAAGGACGACATTCTTGACGTCGCCGACCACTGGCCTGCCCCTGAGCTACTCCACGAGTCCCGCCCGTTGCTCAAATCTTTCATGACCAGTGCTCATTCCATCATCACTCTTATCCTCAACCTCCTAAATGAGCATCTGCAGCTCCCAGCATCAACACTGGCAAACATGCACCGTCTAGGCCATGCTACTGGCGATCAGGTGCGCTTCATCAAGGCACCACCACAGCCAGTAGATGATCGCCGGGTGGCGCTAGGGCAACATACTGATTTCGGCAGCGTGACTATTCTCTTCAACCGTGTTGGTGGCTTGCAGATTCTTCCACCGGGAAAGGATTCAGAGTGGTGCTACGTTCGGCCACTTCCTGGACACGCCATTATCAACCTGGGCGATGCCATGGTTAAGTTCACCAATGGATTGTTAAGATCCAATATACACCGAGTTATGTCTCCGCCTGGCGCTCAAGCGGATATTACTCGCTACAGCCTCGTCTATTTCTCTCGCCCAGAGGAAGATGTGCTTTTGAAACGACTAGAGGGCAGTCCCCGGATTCCGCCTCTTCCAAAGGGAGTAGTGGAAGAGGATATCAAAAGTAAGGATTGGATCATCCGACGAGGGCTAGGCAATCGAGTCGATTTGCACAAGCAGATTGACTACGAGAAGAGTAGGGGAACTGAACTGCAGAGTCAACGACTTGATGCGTAG
- a CDS encoding uncharacterized protein (EggNog:ENOG410Q5F4) gives MAFNFGMSNNSTVAEQQRIEHGPFVIPFPRGKTREESPFGLQLSGNHRMDNERVQIRIAALQHGMTVLVENGGNILTPRHPGTKSRKILEISDDLDSIYARFYADKTFTTKDRPSGYVAAHWNDPAKIQERIPRKQESLMKALFTIAMYEASFQRARFGFETFRRPAKLRDDNTIVSDYLTELVSMEHDEAHGPLPGFVFDYESSGGHPSIDIGPAHDHKLFRALWPRLRAIAAEDKEITAMPLQDYGEKMVIRRVVDDVIETVQSGKRPDFRRLAREYHLYRNFVKRSSREDNVIISQTNTKNPRPHRRWAESGIRKRSLYEHSYRVWKRQRAFKLMRQPRDKLQEGLFSWDIEDLVEFFIEPRRSLYEDMARDESVIRTDFKRACREVCGEDDRWFQSMLKGDPSSGLRLKKYEYPSGIHCPPLGLVDTQELDVRLTDEQAFALIDSM, from the coding sequence aTGGCGTTCAATTTTGGAATGTCTAACAATTCCACCGTTGCCGAGCAGCAGCGTATCGAGCATGGGCCTTTCGTTATCCCTTTTCCGAGGGGAAAAACTAGAGAAGAGAGCCCATTTGGTCTCCAATTGTCCGGCAACCATCGCATGGACAATGAACGAGTTCAGATCCGTATTGCAGCTCTTCAGCATGGAATGACCGTCTTAGTTGAGAACGGTGGCAACATCCTTACACCACGGCATCCGGGTACAAAGTCACGAAAGATCCTCGAAATTTCAGATGACTTGGATTCCATCTATGCTCGTTTCTATGCGGATAAAACATTCACGACCAAAGACCGTCCTTCGGGATACGTCGCTGCACACTGGAATGATCCCGCCAAGATTCAGGAAAGAATCCCGCGGAAGCAAGAAAGCCTGATGAAAGCGCTCTTCACGATCGCCATGTACGAGGCCAGCTTTCAACGGGCAAGGTTTGGTTTTGAGACCTTTCGTCGTCCAGCAAAACTCCGAGATGATAATACAATTGTTTCTGACTATTTGACAGAGCTGGTCAGCATGGAGCATGACGAGGCACATGGGCCACTTCCAGGCTTCGTCTTTGACTATGAAAGCAGCGGCGGCCATCCATCTATCGACATAGGCCCTGCTCATGACCACAAACTCTTTCGTGCCCTATGGCCTAGACTTCGTGCCATTGCAGCAGAAGACAAGGAAATTACCGCTATGCCGCTTCAAGATTATGGCGAAAAAATGGTGATCAGAAGGGTCGTCGACGATGTCATTGAAACAGTGCAGTCCGGGAAACGGCCCGACTTTCGAAGACTGGCGAGGGAGTACCATCTCTACAGGAATTTTGTCAAGCGGAGCTCGCGCGAGGATAACGTTATTATCTCACAGACCAACACTAAGAATCCACGGCCACATCGACGCTGGGCGGAGTCGGGGATACGCAAGCGGTCATTGTACGAGCACTCGTATAGGGTTTGGAAAAGACAGCGGGCGTTCAAACTTATGCGGCAACCGCGGGACAAATTGCAAGAGGGGCTATTCTCATGGGACATCGAAGACTTAGTTGAATTTTTCATAGAGCCACGTCGGTCATTGTACGAGGACATGGCCCGGGACGAATCTGTGATTCGCACCGACTTTAAGAGGGCTTGCCGGGAAGTTTGTGGCGAGGACGACCGGTGGTTTCAGTCAATGTTGAAGGGAGACCCCAGCTCTGGACTGAGgttgaagaagtatgaatACCCCAGTGGAATTCATTGCCCTCCGCTTGGGCTAGTTGATACACAAGAGTTGGATGTAAGGCTTACCGATGAGCAAGCTTTTGCCTTGATTGATAGTATGTGA
- a CDS encoding uncharacterized protein (SECRETED:SignalP(1-19)~EggNog:ENOG410PTYJ~COG:S~BUSCO:15385at33183), with amino-acid sequence MTKAIHLLSLALASGAATARTIKVKVANGGLNFDPDVIRAEPGDEVAFYFTRGSHDVTLGEFDNACQPADNAFWSGTINLPEGTQGSAVFTIPIEDTNPKWIYCSYRRHCQNGMVGVINPPSEGDQNIDAFKSRAAEAPASHRPTSINGGTLNVMGDVDIPGHDEDGESQAPSGTGDDSIPTATLIPPSTTDGPPQTTGSDSPAPTFTGAAAPAQGNGALGAVMAGLAVGAAWFGLI; translated from the exons ATGACCAAGGCTATTCACCTTCTCTCCCTCGCTCTCGCCAGCGGTGCTGCCACCGCCAGGACGATTAAGGTCAAAGTCGCCAACGGTGGCTTGAACTTCGACCCAGACGTCATCCGTGCGGAACCTGGAGACGAAGTCGCCTTCTACTTCACCAGAGGCTCTCATGATGTTACTCTGGGAGAATTCGACAACGCTTGCCAGCCAGCGGACAACGCATTCTGGTCTGGCACCATCAACCTCCCGGAGGGTACTCAAGGCTCTGCCGTCTTCACGATTCCCATCGAGGACACAAACCCCAAATGGATCTACTGCAGTTACCGGAGACACTGCCAGAATGGAATGGTTGGAGTGATTAACCCACC CTCCGAGGGCGACCAAAACATCGATGCCTTCAAGAGCAGAGCTGCTGAGGCTCCAGCCAGCCACCGACCAACAAGCATCAATGGTGGTACATTGAACGTGATGGGTGACGTTGATATTCCCGGCCATGATGAGGACGGCGAGTCCCAGGCCCCATCTGGCACTGGCGACGACTCAATCC CAACCGCCACCCTGATTCCCCCAAGCACCACCGACGGTCCTCCCCAGACTACGGGTAGCGATTCTCCCGCCCCTACTTTCACTGGCGCTGCTGCTCCAGCCCAAGGAAACGGCGCTTTGGGCGCAGTCATGGCCGGTTTGGCTGTTGGAGCTGCTTGGTTTGGATTGATTTAA